DNA from Parageobacillus thermoglucosidasius:
TGGATTGGACAATCCGGTTCCTCCAAGCGTTTTTCCGCTTTCAAGCAGCGGTAAAACTTCCTGCTTGAGGTAGGAGTTTTCGCATGTGCGCAAGTATGTGAGCGCTGCTAAGTGGCACCAAAGGGTAAAGGCGGTTGTCATGCATATTTTTGCCGTTTTCTCGACTAATTGTATTTCACGGGCGAGAACCTCTTTTTTCGAAAGCCCTGCTGACAAAAGGAAACCGTATTTTCCGATATTTTCAAAAAATTCACGGGGATAATAGGCTTTTGTATCAATTTTTCTTACTAAAGGTTTTAACTGGTTGTTAAGTAAATCAGCTAAAACACTTTTTGCTTCTGATTCCATAATGGCCATTTATCGCCACCTCCTATCCGGCTATTTAAAGCAAAGAAGATTAGGGACCGGAAATTGTGTAAAAAGCAGTTTTTTGAAGATCCAAGTTCACCGGGATGGAAAATGGGATTTTACATCATAATTACGGCTTGACCGTGAGGGATACCGGTCCAATGGCTCTAAATATTTTTGTTTTCTTCCCACAGCAAGAAAAATTTTAGCGGTTATCTAGCAATTTCATGATAGTCAAACCCCAGCGGGAATTGAAAATCCCGCTGAGGTGATGCAATGTTATTTATTTGGCAAAATTTCTGTGACCGTATCAATCGGTGCTTTCACTGCTTCACGGGCTTTTTTGACGGCTTGTTCATCCGGAGCATGATAGAAGCAAAGGCATTTTGTCATATCTTCGCATACATACGTTCTTGAGAAGGTGACTTCCGGTACTTCTGCATAGTGCACGGAATTCTTTTTCTTTCTGTCCAAATATTCTTCCATGGTGAGATTTTCAGGAAGGTTCCATTCCACTACGTAGTTTACGGTGTCTGCTTCTTTTTTGACTTCTTCGATATCCTTCCCTACTAAACGGACTGGTTTAATAAGAGTAACAGGAATGCCTAACCGTCTTAAGCGATCATTAATAATATTTCGTCCTTCGCTTTCAAAAATGAAAAATGCTCTTGAAAAATCTTTGGAAACTTGGACTTCAATAAGATTTGCGCCGTTTTTGCTTAGCTCTTCCCGAATCTCGGAAACTTTCTTTTCAAACACTTCTTTGTCTTTTACCGCCCCGGTTAAAATCGATTCCACTAAGTAAAGCGCCATGTTTATTGCCTCCTTTATCATTATAGCCTTAAATTCTTATGAAATTAATATGATTTTATGGTAATTTTATTATAGTTAGTTCAAGAAATCAACTTAAAAATAAATTTTACCGCATAAATTGGAGAGCACACCGCCATACCGCATCGCATATTTTCGGCCATGAACATGCACGATGCCGCAAAGATTCGGCTTTTGGCATTTTGGCTGGCGGAAGCAGGCCGCTTACAATAAAACTAAAAATCGAAAAATTTATATGAATAGTGGTAAAGGAAATTTCTATTCTGAGAAAAGGTAAGTTATAATTGAACCGAAACAAGAACAGGAGGTTTTTTTATGAAAGAGAGATATGATTTGCCTTGCAATATCGCCCAATCCTTGAACATCATCGGGGATCGCTGGACATTGTTGATTATTCATGAAATTTTATTGGGGCATACGACATTTAATGAAATAAGAAAAGCATTAAAAGGGATATCTTCCAATCTTTTGTCGGATCGTTTGAAGTATTTGGAGGAAACTGGCTTGATCACTTCTACTTTATATTCCGAACATCCGCCAAGATACAAATACATGTTGACAAAAAGCGGAAAAGATTTGGAAATAGTGTTCAATGCCTTAATCATTTGGGGCAGAAAACATTTAAAAAAATGTTATAAAAAATTGGTACATGAATCTTGCCAGCATGAAGTAGAAGTTTCTTATTATTGCCCACGATGTAAAACAAATGTGGAGGACTTGGCCGTTGTCGAGGTCCATTCTGAAGCGATTCCCGAAAAGCTGTGATAATGCTCATAAAAAAGAGACAGGAAGCATCCTGTCTTTCTGTCTTTTTTATAGTTTATTCATCCGGCTGCATTCCCCATTGTTTTTCTATCCATCTTTCGAATAATTGGATGGCTTTATCAAGGATAAGCCCCAAGATGCCGATAAAGATGATTCCGGCTAAAACAAGATCCAAACGCAATGAATTTCTCGCGTCGACGATTAAATACCCTAATCCGGACTGGGCGCCGACCATTTCTCCGGCAACGAGAAAAATCCAAGCGGTGCCGATTGCAATGTGAAGTCCATTGGCGATAAACGGAAAAGCAGCAGGAAAAATAATTTTCGTCATTAAATGCGGCTGTTTGATCTCAAAATTTTCCGCCACTTTTAAATATGTGCGGTCCACTTTTTTTACCGCGGAAACAGTAGAAAGCAATACAGGGAAAAATGCTGCGATGAATATAATCACAATCGCAGGAATGTCCCCGATGCCAAACCATAAAACAATAAAGGGTGACCACGCAATCGGGGAGATAGGCCTTAGGATTTGAACAATTGGATCAATAATATTCCATAATTTTGCAAGGCGCCCTAACATGAGCCCTAATATAACGGCAGTAATTACTGCTGAGAGATAGCCAATCAAAAACCGGATGAAGCTCACTTTTAGATGCACCAATAAAGTGCCGTTGGCAATCAGCAGCCCAATTCCTTTTCCTACTTTCAAAGGAGAAGGAAAGAGAGCCTCTTCATAATTTCCAATCATAATCACGGTTTGCCATAGGGCAATTAATATCGAAAATCCTATTATGACATTGGTTAATTTCTTTGCCGTGTTCATACGATCACTTCACTTTATCTATTAATGAATTATCGACAAATTCCCGGTAAGCCGGAGGATTCTTGGACAACCCCGTTTCAATCATGTACTGTCTTAGTTCTTCGTATGCGTTTTTATCTATTTTTAAATCGTTAAATGAAATCCATTTTAACGATAAATGGAGCACATCTTTATTAACATTCATGTATTTGGAGGCGGCTTCATAGGTGTAGTCGTCTTTTAATTCTGCTTTTTTCCCGGCTTTGACATATTCACTCACAAACTCTTGAGCGAGTTTCTTTTCGTTGCGGATAAAGTCATTTCTTAAAACGAGTGCGCAGCACACAGAATGTTTCCAAAGTTCTTCCGATTGAAATAACACTTTACCTTTATTCATTGCCACAGATAGAGCGCCAAAAGGTTCTGCCACTGCGTAGCCGGATACCCTGCCTTCGGAAAGGGCTGCTGGCATTTCAGCAGGAGGCAGTTCAACGATATTCACATCTTTATATGTAAACCCTTCTTGTTTCAGCATTTGATAGAGCAACAGGTTGTGTGTAGAAAATTTGTGAGGAATTGCAAAGTTTTTCCCTTTTAAATCTTTTACGCTGTGGATATCATGAGAAGTCACAACGACATTTCCATCTCTATGTCCTAACGCCACCGCTTTTAAATCCACCCCCTGTTCTTTTGCCTTCATTGCCAATTCCACAAGCACGCTTGCCCCGTCAATCCGTCCCGTATTCAGCGCATCCATCAGTTCAGGCCAAGAGCCAAATTTGATAAGTTCAAGATGAAAAGATCGGGACTGGCTTTTTTCTAGTTCTTTTTCTATATATAGGGGAACAGCGTGGGTAATCGGCAAATATCCTATTTTAATGGTCCGCTTTCCGTTTACGTTGGACTGGGCATTGTCGGAATTACAAGCGGTCAGGCTAAAAACTACCACCGTGATGAATAAAGAAATTATCAATGTTCTTAATATTTTCGTCATGGAATATGCCTCCTTTTTTATTATTACGCTGCATGATCGCACTATCGAAAGATTCGGATAATTTTTTTGTGTATACATCCTTGGTGAGATGGATTAAATATTATAATCCATCGAAGGGGCAGGGCGATGAAAATGAAATTCTTCCAGAATAATCTTTCGGTAATATTGGAAGTCTCCGTGACTTCGATCTCTAGGCCTTGGGGTATCAATTTTTAATTCTCTATGGATTCGGCCGGGATTAGCACTCATGATCAATATCCGGTCTGATAAATATACCGCTTCGTCGATATCATGGGTCACAAGAATGATCGTTGTCTTTTCTTTGCCTTGAAGGCGCAATAGTTCATCTTGTAAATAATAACGGTTAAAAGTATCCAAGGCGGCAAACGGCTCGTCCATCAGGATTACCTCTGGCTGAATCGCAAGCGCTCGGGCAATCGCGACTCGCTGCTGCATTCCGCCCGACAATTCATGGGGAAAGCGTTCAGCATAGTCATGTAAACCAACTAGTTTAAGATAATCGAAAGCCTGCTTTCTTCGTTGTTTGGGGGTTAAGTCCAGCCCTTCGAGACCTAACTCGACATTTTTAAGGACGGAACGCCAAGGCAGGAGGCCATAATGCTGGAATAGCATTACACATCGCCGGCTTGGTCTTTCCACAACGTTTCCATCCAAAATGACATGACCTTGGTCCGGTTTTTCAAAACCGCCGATGATGTTTAACAGTGTGCTTTTTCCGCAGCCGCTCTGGCCAAGGATCGAAAGAATTTCCCCTTTTTCTATACGAAAGGAGATTTGTTGGAGAACTGGTTCAAGTCTTCCTTTATTCGGAAAACTTTTACTTACATTCTCCACTTGAATGATTGCTGGATCGCTCATCGCCTAACCTACCTTTCGTTGTTTTTAGGAAGCAAACAGCCATTTAAGGCAGTGAATAAACATTTTGAAATTAATTAATTCCTATATGTTTAATATGATTAATATTTGCTAGTAATTTTATTATACTTTGTTCAAAAAATCAACTTAAAATTTAAGATAATTCATAGTTATTAAGAGATTACGCCAATCAATATTCCGCGGACGTTGTTATCCAATTTTTTACATATGCTACTGCGTTCACATCTTATTGATTTTCATAGAAAAAATTTATTCAATTATATTTACAAGCGAGGAAGAATTATGTAATATAAAAACGAAAATCGTAATCATTACGAAATAGGTGGTGAAAAAATGCTTCAATATGGCAAAAGGATATGGATACTTCTGGTTATTTTGCTGCTTGTCGGATGTTCACAGTCATCCTCTGAAGAAGGAGAGAAGAGCGGAAAGGAATTAACAGTGCTTTTTAATTTTCCGACAAGCACCATTGACCCGCACTTAGACAGCAATTATACGGCCGTTCGTGCGGGAGTGGGGGAGACGCTTGTTAAGATTAGTGAAGAGCTGGAATTGGAACCTTGGCTGGCAGAGAAGTGGGAAAGTAAAGACGGCCAAAATTGGATGTTCCAAATTAGGGAAGGTGTCACATTTCATAACGGAAAAAAAGTGGATGCCCGCGCAGTGAAGGAGTCTTTGGAAAGGGCGAGCAAAGATAATCCAGCCGTAAAAGCGGCATTAAAAATCCGCAAGATGGAAGCGGACGGACAACGGTTAACCATTCAAACAGAAGAAGTGTTTCCGCAGTTTCCTTCAGAGCTGGTGCACCCTAATACAGCGATCATTGATGTTGCCGAAAAAGACTTTGATAAAAAGCCGGTCGGCACAGGACCGTTTAAGGTGGCTTCTTTCGAGCCAGGGGTGGCGCTGAATGTTGAACGGTTTGAAAAGTATTGGGATGGCAAAGCAAAGCTTGATAAAGCGACGTTTGCCTTTAACGAAGATGCCAATGCACGGCAAATGGCGCTCCGCTCAGGAGATGCGGATATTGTTTTTCGGCCGCCGGTTGAAAATCTGGAGCAGTTAAAAGCAGAAAAAGCGAAAATAGAATCTGTCCCGGGATTGCGCACACATCAGTTAATTTTTAATATGGATAGTCCATATATGAAAGAAGAGAATGTGCGTAAAGCAGTGGATGCATTAATGGACCGGAAAGAGATTGTTGAACATATTTTAAATGGGCATGCCGTTGCAGCAAAAGGCCCTTTTTTGGCAGACTTTCCATTCGCGCCATCTTATGAAGAGAAGAAAAGCGGAATCGAAGCGGCGGAACAATATTTTACACAAGCAGGCTTTCAAATACAAAACGGGAAGCTTGCGAAAGACGGGAAACCGGTTCGGTTCAAAGTGCTCACATACTCATCACGTCCGGAACTTCCTTTAATCGCGCAAATTCTCCAAGCAAAAGCGAAGGAGCTTGGAATAGAGATGGAGATTCAACAAGCGGAAAATATTGATGAGTATTTAGCGGCAAATGATGATTGGGATTTTGCAACATACAGCAGCTTGACGGCTCCCCGCGGTGATGCGGCATACTTTTTGAATGCGGCATTCATGCCGGATGGAGCGCTAAACTACGCAAATATCAACCATCCAAAGCTAACCGCCATCATTCATCAATTAAACAAAACGGTAGAAGCAAATGAACGGAACAAGCTGGCAAAAGCAGCATTAAAAATCATTGATAAGGAAATGCTTCGTTCTTTTATCGTACATCCGAATATTATTGTTGCTTATCGTGACGGGGTGAAAAATTGGGTGACTAGTAAAAGCGAGTATTACATATTAACGAAAGAGTTGGATGTGGAAAAGTGAAATGATTCCAATAACGAAAAGACTCGTTGAATTCATATTATTTTTGTTTCTGCTTTCTTTCATCAGCTTTATATTGATTAAACTGGCGCCTGGCGATCCTGTCAAACGGATGCTTCAAGTAGATGAAGTGTCCGTCACGAAAGAGCAAATCGAAGCGCTAAGAGAGGAACTGAAGTTTCATGAGCCTGTATACATTCAATATTGGCATTGGTTGAAACGGTTTTTTCAGTTTGATTTAGGCAATTCCTATATAACAAAGCAGCCGGTTTTGTCTGAATTGTTATCGCGGTTTCCCGCGACATTGATGCTCACATGCACTTCTTTAATCGTAATGATTCTGATTTCTGTTCCTTTAGGGATTTTATCTGCGCTCTATAAAAATACATGGGTGGATCATCTAAGCCGTTTGTTTGCACTTGTTGGTTCATCCATCCCCAGCTTTTGGCTTGGGCTTCTTCTCATTGAATGGTTTTCCATTAAACTAGGGATATTGCCGAGCATGGGAAAGGGAACGGTGAAGCATATCATATTGCCATCCCTTACGTTAGGAATCGCGATGTCTGCGGTTTATGTCCGATTGTTGCGTTCCAGTTTATTAGAAAGTTGGAATGAGGATTATGTGAAAGCGGCAAGGGCAAGAGGAATTAAGGAAAGGCGCATCTTTTTATCCCACGTTTTTCGCCGTGCCTTAATTCCCGTTGTTACCATTTTTGGAATGAGCCTCGGAAGTTTAATCAGCGGCACAGTTGTCGTTGAAGTGCTGTTTTCCTACCCGGGAATTGGAAAAATGGTAGTGGATGCGATGATTCGCAGAGATTATCCAGTTATTCAAGGATATGTTTTATTTATTACGATCCTTATTATCATCATCAATATATTCGTTGATATTTGCTACCGTTGTTTAAACCCGGAGATACGTTTAAAAGGAGTAGAGAAACGTTGAAAATAATCAAGCAAAATAATGTAATGCGGTCACGGACGGTTCCCTTTCTGCTTTTGTTTGCCTATTTACTTGCGATCGTGACCGCTCCTCTGTTTGCTCCTTATGATCTGTTTGAAATCGATCTGAATGGACGTCTGCTTAAACCAAGTGCGGAACATCTTTTTGGGACAGATCATCTTGGGCGGGATTTGCTTTCCCGCATATTAGCAGGAGGGCAAGTAACGGTAGGGACAGGGCTTCTCGTATTGATCATTGTGTTGCTGATCGGGGTTCCATTAGGAATGGCGTCAGGCTTTATTGGCGGACGTTTTGATCGCTATTTGATGAGAATCATCGACGCCTTTTTGGCGTTTCCTGATTTTATTATCGCTATTATTCTTAACGGGATTTTAGGTCCTGGCATGTGGAATTTAATTGTAGCGATTGTTGTTGCCAAGTGGGGGAGCTATGCGCGGCTCGTTCGCAGCACGGTGTTATCCGAGAAAGAAAAAGATTACATTTTAATGGCAGTGGTCAATGGCCTGAGCACATTTCAAATCATTCGCAAGCATTTGCTCCCTCATGTAATGGGGAATGCGCTCGTTTTAGCGACGTTGGATCTTGGAAAAATTATTTTGCTGATTGCTTCCCTGTCTTATATTGGCTTAGGAGCACAGCCGCCGACCCCTGAATGGGGGGCGATGCTGAATGAAAGTACACCGTATTTTCACAGCTCCCCCCATTTAATGGTGATTCCAGGGATCGCGATTATGTCAACAGTACTCGTTTCGAATTTAGTTGGCGATGCCTTGCGTGATCGCTTGGATGTAAAAGCGTAAAGGGGAGATGACATGTCGTTATTGACGATTCGCCACTTAGATATTTCCTTTCGCGATAAGCCGATTGTGCGAAATATCAATTTTACTGTCCGGCAAGGGGAATGGTTAACGTTAATTGGCGAAAGCGGCAGCGGCAAAAGCATAACCGCTTCTGCTATCGGGGGATTGCTTCCAAAAGAAATGCGGATCACCGCTGGCCGTATTCTTTTTGGAAATAAAGATTTAACTTGTTTATCTAATAAAGAATATCGGAAAATACGCGGAAAAGAAATTTCTTATGTTTTCCAAGACTATCAAAACTCATTGACTCCTTTTATGAAAATAGGAAAACAAATGGATGAAATGATCCAAGCCCATTGCTCTTTCAACAAAAAGGAAAGAAGGGAAATTGCCCTTCAAGCATTGGAAGACGTGCAACTTCCCGCAAAACGTGTATATGATAGTTACCCTTTTCAGTTAAGCGGCGGACAGCTGCAACGCGCATCCATTGCAATGGCAGTCATGTTGAATCCAAAATTGCTCATTGCCGATGAGCCGACGACCGCTCTGGACAGCATTACCGCAGCCCATGTGTTGGAAGTGATCGCAAACATTCAGGCAAACATAAACTGCGCTATTTTATTTATTACCCATGATTTAAGGCAGGCTAGAAAATACTCTGATGCCATTGCGGTGATGAAACAAGGAGAAATCGTGGAAATAGGAACGAAGGAAAACATTATATACCATCCTTGCCACCCTTATACGAAACAGTTATGGAATGCGGTTCCGTTGATCCATCGTTCTTCCTCAGCCAAAGAGACGGACTTGATTTTGAAATAGAAAGGAATCAGGCATGATGACAGATATATTAACGGCGAGAAACATAAAAAAAACTTATTCTTCAGGCCATCGGGCACTAAACGGGGTGTCGATATCGATAAAAAAAGGCGAATGCGTTGGGCTTGCCGGCGAAAGCGGCAGCGGCAAAAGCACATTGGCGCGCTGTTTGCTCATGCTTGAAAAGCTGGACGAAGGAGAAATTTTTTTACAGGATCAACCATTGCATCTGATGCCAAAAAAAGAAATCCGCAAAATTCGCCGCCATATGCAAGCAGTGTTTCAAAACCCGGCCGCGGCTTTAAACCCAAAACGAAAAATTATTGATTCTCTCATGGAGGCGCTGGATGCATACCCTCATGTGAATCCTGTTTATCTGCAAGATGTAAGAGATAACCGGGAATTATGCGCGAACCGATTGCTTGAAATGGTTGGGATAGCGAGCCGCTACCTTTATTGTTATCCCCACGAATTAAGCGGAGGCCAGAAACAGCGAGTAGCTATTGCCCGGGCGATTAGCATCCAGCCGTCTGTCATCATTTTTGATGAGCCGACGGCCAGCTTAGATGTATATACACAAGGGAAAATATTAACTCTTTTAAAGGAACTGCAGGAACAATTAGAATTATCCTATTTGTTTATTTCCCATGATCTTTCTGCAGTCTGTTTTTTAAGCGAACGCATTTTGGTGATGAAAAATGGGGAGTTTGTCGATCACTTTCAAAAGGACGATTTGTTCTCTCCACATCGCCATCCTTACACAAAACAACTATCACTTACTTGGTGATGGAGGAGGACAATGATGACGCATCGAGCATATCTTTCTCTGGCGATCCCGCTTATTATTTCAACGATTACGACTCCGTTATTAGGTGCTGTCGATACGGCCGTAGTGGGGCAGCTTTCCGATCCGGCATATATTGGCGGTGTGGCTGTAGGAACGATGATTTTTAACACAATGTATTGGTTGTTTGGCTTTTTGCGGGTCAGTACGTCTGGTTTTGCCGCCCAAGCCCATGGTGCCCAAGATTCCAAACAGTGCTTTTTCTATTTAGTAAGGCCGTTTCTTATTGCGTTAGCCATTGGCCTCACATTTATCCTTTTTCAATGGCCGATTAAGCATGCCGCTTTAACGCTTATTGATCCGGATGAGAAAGTAACGGCATTCGCTGATGAATATTTTTCGATCCGCATTTGGGGAGCTCCTTTTGTGCTGGCAAATTACGTCATTCTTGGCTGGCTTATCGGAATCTCCCGTGTCAAAATATCTTTATTTTTACAAGTATTCATGAATTTATCCAATATTGCCTTGGATTTATTGTTTGTGAACATTCTGCATCAGGATGTCAAAGGGGTGGCAACCGCTACATTCATTTCAGAAGCGGCGGCATTTTTGCTTGGCATGTATATTGTCTTAAAGCTTTCGAAGATTCGTTTTTCCGCCATTTTCCACAGCAAGCTGTGGAATCTAGGAGAATTGAAGAAAATGATGGCAGTCAACCGGGATTTGTTTATTCGGACGATTTGCTTATTAGCGGTGTTGAATGTGTTTACGGCAAGAGGTGCGTCTTTTGGCACCGAGATACTGGCCGCCAATGCTGTTCTGATTCAAATCCATTACATTATGGCATACTTTTTAGACGGATTTGCCAATGCGAGCAGTATTCTTGTCGGAAAAGCCGTCGGCGCAAACGACGAAACGTTGTATAAGCGCACTTTATCTCTGTCCTCGCAATGGGCGGTTATTTCCCCTTTATTTATGATGCTGATTTATATACTGTTTAAAAATTCAATCATTTCTGTGTTTACGAAAAATCAGGAGGTGATTGAACTGGCAAGCTCCTATAGTATTTGGATCACGATCTTTCCGCTTGCGGCAAGTTTCGGTTTAATCCTTTACGGTGTTTTTACAGGAGCGACGGTGACAGCGCCGATTCGCAATTCCATGTTGATTTCTCTGGCGTTATATATTGTGTTCCTCCTTATTTTTATACCTGTGTTTCATAACCACGGCTTGTGGCTTGCTTTTATTGTTTTCAGTTTGGGCCGGTCTTTGTTTTTAGCCATGTATGTTCCAATGTTAAACAGAACATTATTCCAAAAATGAGGTGCTGTGGATGCCATTAGCTGAGTCGTTCCAACTTAAAGAACAAATCATTGAGCAATACAAACACGCCTATAAAATCCTGATGGCTGAGCATGATTTATCCCCGAATAATCCGATCATCAACGAAACGCTTTATTCGCTTGTCAACAACTTGGGGCAATTTTTTGAACATGAACTGGAAGAAGAAATATTATCCGATCGCGAAATAGGAAAGATACGGAGCGATATGCTTCGAAAATTAGAAACAGCCGAAACGCTCATGGAATTTTATTATGCTG
Protein-coding regions in this window:
- the nikC gene encoding nickel transporter permease, whose amino-acid sequence is MKIIKQNNVMRSRTVPFLLLFAYLLAIVTAPLFAPYDLFEIDLNGRLLKPSAEHLFGTDHLGRDLLSRILAGGQVTVGTGLLVLIIVLLIGVPLGMASGFIGGRFDRYLMRIIDAFLAFPDFIIAIILNGILGPGMWNLIVAIVVAKWGSYARLVRSTVLSEKEKDYILMAVVNGLSTFQIIRKHLLPHVMGNALVLATLDLGKIILLIASLSYIGLGAQPPTPEWGAMLNESTPYFHSSPHLMVIPGIAIMSTVLVSNLVGDALRDRLDVKA
- a CDS encoding ABC transporter substrate-binding protein → MTKILRTLIISLFITVVVFSLTACNSDNAQSNVNGKRTIKIGYLPITHAVPLYIEKELEKSQSRSFHLELIKFGSWPELMDALNTGRIDGASVLVELAMKAKEQGVDLKAVALGHRDGNVVVTSHDIHSVKDLKGKNFAIPHKFSTHNLLLYQMLKQEGFTYKDVNIVELPPAEMPAALSEGRVSGYAVAEPFGALSVAMNKGKVLFQSEELWKHSVCCALVLRNDFIRNEKKLAQEFVSEYVKAGKKAELKDDYTYEAASKYMNVNKDVLHLSLKWISFNDLKIDKNAYEELRQYMIETGLSKNPPAYREFVDNSLIDKVK
- the nikB gene encoding nickel ABC transporter permease, giving the protein MIPITKRLVEFILFLFLLSFISFILIKLAPGDPVKRMLQVDEVSVTKEQIEALREELKFHEPVYIQYWHWLKRFFQFDLGNSYITKQPVLSELLSRFPATLMLTCTSLIVMILISVPLGILSALYKNTWVDHLSRLFALVGSSIPSFWLGLLLIEWFSIKLGILPSMGKGTVKHIILPSLTLGIAMSAVYVRLLRSSLLESWNEDYVKAARARGIKERRIFLSHVFRRALIPVVTIFGMSLGSLISGTVVVEVLFSYPGIGKMVVDAMIRRDYPVIQGYVLFITILIIIINIFVDICYRCLNPEIRLKGVEKR
- a CDS encoding MATE family efflux transporter — protein: MTHRAYLSLAIPLIISTITTPLLGAVDTAVVGQLSDPAYIGGVAVGTMIFNTMYWLFGFLRVSTSGFAAQAHGAQDSKQCFFYLVRPFLIALAIGLTFILFQWPIKHAALTLIDPDEKVTAFADEYFSIRIWGAPFVLANYVILGWLIGISRVKISLFLQVFMNLSNIALDLLFVNILHQDVKGVATATFISEAAAFLLGMYIVLKLSKIRFSAIFHSKLWNLGELKKMMAVNRDLFIRTICLLAVLNVFTARGASFGTEILAANAVLIQIHYIMAYFLDGFANASSILVGKAVGANDETLYKRTLSLSSQWAVISPLFMMLIYILFKNSIISVFTKNQEVIELASSYSIWITIFPLAASFGLILYGVFTGATVTAPIRNSMLISLALYIVFLLIFIPVFHNHGLWLAFIVFSLGRSLFLAMYVPMLNRTLFQK
- a CDS encoding winged helix-turn-helix transcriptional regulator, giving the protein MKERYDLPCNIAQSLNIIGDRWTLLIIHEILLGHTTFNEIRKALKGISSNLLSDRLKYLEETGLITSTLYSEHPPRYKYMLTKSGKDLEIVFNALIIWGRKHLKKCYKKLVHESCQHEVEVSYYCPRCKTNVEDLAVVEVHSEAIPEKL
- a CDS encoding ABC transporter ATP-binding protein, producing MTDILTARNIKKTYSSGHRALNGVSISIKKGECVGLAGESGSGKSTLARCLLMLEKLDEGEIFLQDQPLHLMPKKEIRKIRRHMQAVFQNPAAALNPKRKIIDSLMEALDAYPHVNPVYLQDVRDNRELCANRLLEMVGIASRYLYCYPHELSGGQKQRVAIARAISIQPSVIIFDEPTASLDVYTQGKILTLLKELQEQLELSYLFISHDLSAVCFLSERILVMKNGEFVDHFQKDDLFSPHRHPYTKQLSLTW
- a CDS encoding ABC transporter ATP-binding protein: MSDPAIIQVENVSKSFPNKGRLEPVLQQISFRIEKGEILSILGQSGCGKSTLLNIIGGFEKPDQGHVILDGNVVERPSRRCVMLFQHYGLLPWRSVLKNVELGLEGLDLTPKQRRKQAFDYLKLVGLHDYAERFPHELSGGMQQRVAIARALAIQPEVILMDEPFAALDTFNRYYLQDELLRLQGKEKTTIILVTHDIDEAVYLSDRILIMSANPGRIHRELKIDTPRPRDRSHGDFQYYRKIILEEFHFHRPAPSMDYNI
- a CDS encoding DUF4242 domain-containing protein, coding for MALYLVESILTGAVKDKEVFEKKVSEIREELSKNGANLIEVQVSKDFSRAFFIFESEGRNIINDRLRRLGIPVTLIKPVRLVGKDIEEVKKEADTVNYVVEWNLPENLTMEEYLDRKKKNSVHYAEVPEVTFSRTYVCEDMTKCLCFYHAPDEQAVKKAREAVKAPIDTVTEILPNK
- a CDS encoding ABC transporter permease; amino-acid sequence: MNTAKKLTNVIIGFSILIALWQTVIMIGNYEEALFPSPLKVGKGIGLLIANGTLLVHLKVSFIRFLIGYLSAVITAVILGLMLGRLAKLWNIIDPIVQILRPISPIAWSPFIVLWFGIGDIPAIVIIFIAAFFPVLLSTVSAVKKVDRTYLKVAENFEIKQPHLMTKIIFPAAFPFIANGLHIAIGTAWIFLVAGEMVGAQSGLGYLIVDARNSLRLDLVLAGIIFIGILGLILDKAIQLFERWIEKQWGMQPDE
- a CDS encoding ABC transporter ATP-binding protein codes for the protein MSLLTIRHLDISFRDKPIVRNINFTVRQGEWLTLIGESGSGKSITASAIGGLLPKEMRITAGRILFGNKDLTCLSNKEYRKIRGKEISYVFQDYQNSLTPFMKIGKQMDEMIQAHCSFNKKERREIALQALEDVQLPAKRVYDSYPFQLSGGQLQRASIAMAVMLNPKLLIADEPTTALDSITAAHVLEVIANIQANINCAILFITHDLRQARKYSDAIAVMKQGEIVEIGTKENIIYHPCHPYTKQLWNAVPLIHRSSSAKETDLILK
- the nikA gene encoding nickel ABC transporter substrate-binding protein, with the protein product MLQYGKRIWILLVILLLVGCSQSSSEEGEKSGKELTVLFNFPTSTIDPHLDSNYTAVRAGVGETLVKISEELELEPWLAEKWESKDGQNWMFQIREGVTFHNGKKVDARAVKESLERASKDNPAVKAALKIRKMEADGQRLTIQTEEVFPQFPSELVHPNTAIIDVAEKDFDKKPVGTGPFKVASFEPGVALNVERFEKYWDGKAKLDKATFAFNEDANARQMALRSGDADIVFRPPVENLEQLKAEKAKIESVPGLRTHQLIFNMDSPYMKEENVRKAVDALMDRKEIVEHILNGHAVAAKGPFLADFPFAPSYEEKKSGIEAAEQYFTQAGFQIQNGKLAKDGKPVRFKVLTYSSRPELPLIAQILQAKAKELGIEMEIQQAENIDEYLAANDDWDFATYSSLTAPRGDAAYFLNAAFMPDGALNYANINHPKLTAIIHQLNKTVEANERNKLAKAALKIIDKEMLRSFIVHPNIIVAYRDGVKNWVTSKSEYYILTKELDVEK